Proteins from a single region of Xiphias gladius isolate SHS-SW01 ecotype Sanya breed wild chromosome 2, ASM1685928v1, whole genome shotgun sequence:
- the LOC120798175 gene encoding sodium- and chloride-dependent GABA transporter 2-like gives MEERGQWSNKLEFVLSVAGSIIGLGNMWRFPYLCYKNGGGAFLIPYLIFLFTCGVPVFFLETALGQFTSQGGVTCWRKISPLFEGLGYGTQVIVTLLNFYYIIVLAWGIFYLSFSFSWDLAWSSCNNTWNTGNTCASKYNRGSYQKNCVEFQRRNTSINATINLNVSSPVIEFWERRALRISPGIDNMGSLNWDLALCLFIAWVMCYFCIWKGVKSTGKVVYFTATFPYVMLIVLLIRGLTLPGAGIGIQFYLYPDLGRLSDPQVWMDAGTQIFFSYAICLGSLTALGSYNKYNNNCYRDCLALCFLNSGTSFVAGFAIFSILGFMSYEQNVPISEVAESGPGLAFIAYPRAVSMMPFSPLWAALFFIMIVFLGLDSQFVCVESLVTAIVDMYPAVFRRKNRRELFLLGVVLFSFLMGLIMLMEGGMYVFQLFDYYAASGMCLLFMSIFETVCIAWVYGADRFYDNIEDMIGYRPGPYIKYCWLFFTPATCIGTFAFSLIKYTPLKYNNEYVYPWWGYVIGWLLALSSMVCIPLWMVYKISTTQGTLRERIQLLITPSDDLPKTKREQEKLLAIFAPEGDATMTRNGYFPVSEKDSNI, from the exons ATGGAGGAGCGGGGCCAGTGGAGCAACAAGTTAGAGTTTGTCCTGTCAGTCGCTGGCTCCATCATCGGCCTGGGCAATATGTGGCGCTTCCCTTACCTCTGCTACAAGAACGGAGGAG GTGCATTCCTCATCCCCTACCTGATCTTTCTGTTCACCTGTGGCGTTCCCGTCTTCTTCCTGGAGACAGCCCTGGGCCAATTCACCAGCCAGGGCGGCGTTACCTGCTGGAGAAAAATCAGTCCGTTGTTTGAAG GTCTTGGCTATGGTACCCAGGTGATAGTGACTCTGTTGAACTTCTACTACATCATCGTTCTGGCCTGGGGGATTTTCTAcctgtctttttccttctcttggGACCTGGCCTGGTCATCCTGCAACAACACATGGAATACAGGTAACACGTGTGCATCAAAGTACAACAGAGGGTCCTACCAAA AAAACTGTGTGGAGTTTCAGAGGAGAAACACCTCAATTAACGCAACAATCAACCTAAATGTCAGCTCTCCTGTCATTGAGTTCTGGGA GAGAAGAGCGCTGAGAATTTCCCCAGGCATTGACAACATGGGCTCTCTGAACTGGGACCTAGCTCTGTGTCTGTTCATTGCCTGGGTCATGTGCTACTTCTGCATCTGGAAGGGGGTGAAATCCACAGGAAAG gTGGTCTACTTCACTGCGACCTTCCCATATGTGATGCTGATTGTGCTGCTGATCAGAGGGCTCACCCTGCCTGGTGCTGGGATAGGCATCCAGTTCTACCTTTACCCTGACCTGGGACGACTATCGGACCCACAG GTGTGGATGGATGCTGGCACCCAGATCTTCTTCTCCTATGCCATCTGTTTAGGGTCGCTGACAGCTCTGGGCAGctacaacaaatacaacaataacTGCTACAG AGATTGCCTCGCTCTGTGCTTTTTGAACAGTGGCACCAGTTTTGTGGCAGGCTTTGCCATCTTCTCCATCCTGGGTTTCATGTCTTATGAACAGAATGTTCCCATCTCAGAAGTAGCAGAATCTG GTCCTGGCCTTGCCTTCATAGCTTATCCCCGTGCTGTGTCCATGATGCCCTTCTCGCCTTTGTGGGCCGCCCTCTTCTTCATCATGATTGTTTTTCTGGGGCTGGACAGCCAG tttgtgtgtgtcgagAGCCTTGTGACGGCGATAGTCGACATGTACCCCGCTGTGTTTCGCCGTAAAAACCGCAGGGAGCTCTTCCTGTTAGGCGTtgtcctcttctccttcctAATGGGCCTCATCATGTTGATGGAG GGGGGTATGTACGTCTTCCAGCTCTTTGATTACTATGCAGCCAGTGGCATGTGTCTTCTCTTCATGTCCATCTTTGAGACTGTCTGCATTGCATGGGTCTATG gtgCAGATCGCTTTTATGACAACATTGAGGACATGATTGGCTACCGTCCAGGACCTTACATCAAATACTGCTGGTTGTTCTTCACCCCAGCCACGTGCATT GGTACCTTTGCCTTCTCCCTCATCAAATACACTCCTCTGAAGTACAACAATGAGTATGTGTACCCCTGGTGGGGCTATGTCATTGGCTGGCTGCTTGCTCTCTCCTCCATGGTCTGCATCCCACTCTGGATGGTGTACAAAATCAGCACTACCCAGGGGACACTCAGAGAG CGCATCCAGCTGCTCATCACACCATCTGACGATTTACCCAAAACCAAGAGGGAGCAGGAGAAGTTACTGGCCATCTTTGCTCCTGAGGGAGATGCCACCATGACTAGAAATGGCTACTTTCCTGTCTCAGAGAAGGACTCCAACATATGA